AAACGGCCGTGACGATCGTCGAACCCAATCCCTACCTGGCCGATGTGATCACAATCGTCATTCTCGCGCTGCTGGTCGCCTACCTGCTGCGCTGGTTGAGAAAGAACCGCGAGATAAAGGAGCAGCAGCTGAGCGAGCAGATCCAGTTCGCCAGCGAACTGCAAAAGCCCGCAGATATCCAGCCCATCATCTCCAATATCACGTTTCAGGATGTAGCGGGCATCGACGAGGTCAAAGAGGAGCTCGAAGAGATCATTGATTTTCTGAAACATCCGAGAAAATATCTCAATTTCGGTATCCGTATGCCGCGTGGCGTCCTGCTGGTCGGACCTCCGGGCGTTGGCAAGACGCTTATCGCCAAGGCGGTGGCCGGGGAAGCGGGTGTGCCCTTTTTCTACCAGAGCGGCGCCTCTTTCGTGCAGATTTACGTGGGCATGGGAGCCAAGCGAGTGCGTGAGCTCTTCAAACGCGCCAAAGCGATGGCTCCCGCCATCGTCTTCATCGACGAGATCGATGCCGTGGGCAAGGCGCGCGGCGGCATGCGCAACGACGAGCGCGAAGCGACCCTCAACCAGCTTCTTACGGAGATGGACGGCTTCGAAGACAGCAGCGGCATCATCGTTATCGCGGCCACCAACAAGATCGAAATGCTCGACGATGCGCTGCTGAGGCCGGGACGATTCGACCGCAGAGTCTTCGTGTCGCTTCCGAACAAGGAGGAACGCAAATCGATTCTGAAAATCTATTTGGCCAACAAACCCCATTACGTGGATCTGGACGAGATCGCCGAGATGACGGTGGGTTTCAGCGGTGCCGCACTCTCTTCCCTGGTCAACGAAGCGGCGATTCACGCGCTGAAAAACGGAAAAAAAATCATCGAAATCGAAGATTTTCTCGCCGTCAAGGACAAGGTGCTACTGGGAAAAAGGAAGATTCTGACCTACTCCGATGAAGAGAAGCGTATCCAGGCGGTCTATCAGGCGGCAAAAGCGGTGATGGCCTACTGGCATGATATCAGCTTTTCGAAAATCGGCCTTCTGAGCGACCATTTTCAGCACTCCGAAAAGGAGATTGTCTCGAAGTCTGAGATTCTCAACCGAATCAAGGTGCATCTGGCGGGAGACATGATGATGCACTACCATTTCCACGAACACTACACCAACGCCGCCAACGACCTCAAAGAGGCGCGTCTGCTTGCCCAGGACATGGTGGAACACTACGGCATGGGTGAGCATTTCGGTGTCGATATCGCCGATGTCGAGAAGATACTCGAAGATGCACGGCTCGATGTGGAGGGATTCATCGGCCGGATGGAGACGGGAATTCTGAAACTGGCGGACGAGATTTTAAAACGGGAAATCGTCACAAAAGAGGATGTCAAAGAGATTCTGCATGATCTTTTTTAGCGGTTTCTCTCTAAAAGGCGAAAAGAAGATTTTCTCGGAGTATCTGGAAAGATACGGGAAGAATCCCTACGTCGTGGCGGGATTCAGCTACGGTGCGATCAGAGCGCTGGAGTACGCCGTCGCCTCACAGAAGAGAATCGACAGGCT
This genomic interval from Hydrogenimonas urashimensis contains the following:
- a CDS encoding AAA family ATPase, translating into MELSKKNRIILAVSAVLIVAIFAFAYLRDRSRTIDAQTAENLISNSLVSDAVIEGPYLYFKSGGVRYKVPKDAVDLKEVYSKTAVTIVEPNPYLADVITIVILALLVAYLLRWLRKNREIKEQQLSEQIQFASELQKPADIQPIISNITFQDVAGIDEVKEELEEIIDFLKHPRKYLNFGIRMPRGVLLVGPPGVGKTLIAKAVAGEAGVPFFYQSGASFVQIYVGMGAKRVRELFKRAKAMAPAIVFIDEIDAVGKARGGMRNDEREATLNQLLTEMDGFEDSSGIIVIAATNKIEMLDDALLRPGRFDRRVFVSLPNKEERKSILKIYLANKPHYVDLDEIAEMTVGFSGAALSSLVNEAAIHALKNGKKIIEIEDFLAVKDKVLLGKRKILTYSDEEKRIQAVYQAAKAVMAYWHDISFSKIGLLSDHFQHSEKEIVSKSEILNRIKVHLAGDMMMHYHFHEHYTNAANDLKEARLLAQDMVEHYGMGEHFGVDIADVEKILEDARLDVEGFIGRMETGILKLADEILKREIVTKEDVKEILHDLF